The window CAAGATACTGCACGCTCTGCGAGGCGGATGATTTCGTCGCGTCCTGCGTCGACGTCCCGAAGTTTCTCGGCTTCTGCCGCGAGTGCCGGAATTACGGGAACAACTGGATGTGCCCGCCCTTCGACTTCGATCCGCTTGATATATGGCGCTCCTACGGCAAAGTCAGGCTCTACGGCCTGCGCATGACTCCCGAGGGGGAATGCGGCGGGGAAAATAGCGCGATGGAATGCGCCAGAGAGATAATCATAAAGGAAAAACGCGGACTGACCGACGAACTTTTAGAAGAAGAAAAGAAGATACCGGGCAGCCTCAG is drawn from Cloacibacillus porcorum and contains these coding sequences:
- a CDS encoding DUF2284 domain-containing protein: MNYSVTRYCTLCEADDFVASCVDVPKFLGFCRECRNYGNNWMCPPFDFDPLDIWRSYGKVRLYGLRMTPEGECGGENSAMECAREIIIKEKRGLTDELLEEEKKIPGSLSFFAGSCELCPVCAKTTSEPCRFPARARHSIEALGADVSIALKKYLGLDILWIRDDKLPEYLTLAAALLLPR